From Pan paniscus chromosome 6, NHGRI_mPanPan1-v2.0_pri, whole genome shotgun sequence, one genomic window encodes:
- the AGBL3 gene encoding cytosolic carboxypeptidase 3 isoform X4, whose translation MSEDSEKEDYSDRTISDEDESDEDMFMKFVSEDLHRCALLTADSFGDPFFPRTTQILLEYQLGRWVPRLREPRDLYGVSSSGPLSPTRWPYHCEVIDEKVQHIVTVTRE comes from the exons ATGTCAGAAGATTCAGAAAAGGAAGACTATTCAGACAGAACAATCAGTGATGAAGATGAATCG gATGAGGATATGTTCATGAAATTTGTAAGTGAAGATCTTCATCGGTGTGCACTTTTAACAG CTGACTCTTTTGGTGATCCCTTCTTCCCCCGGACTACACAGATACTATTAGAATATCAGCTAGGGAGATGGGTGCCACGTCTTCGTGAACCAAGGGATTTATATGGTGTCTCTTCTTCTGGTCCATTGAGCCCAACACGGTGGCCATACCACTGTGAAGTCATCGATGAAAAAGTCCAGCATATTG TAACAGTGACGAGAGAATGA